The sequence below is a genomic window from Nostoc flagelliforme CCNUN1.
AAATATGGGAGGCAACCATATTAATAAAATTGTTGCCTCATGGCCTTTTGAAACTAAGACACTGGTAACCCAGAGTTCCAAATTACAAATGCCTATAGTCTAGTAAGCAGCCTAAAAATTATTGTCTAGGAATGCCTCATGTGTTGACTAGACCTCTTGCAAAAATAAATTATGGTATAATGGGGAATTTAAAAAATTTGCTTTCTATCTCTATCAGACATCCTAATGAGGTAACAAAAATTCTCTGTATAGATTCTGATATGGATTTTTTCTAAACCCTTAAGCATACCACAAAATAATTATGCAAGAGGTCTACTGTAGCTATTTGCTAGCACTAGTACCACTACCAACAGCAATTTTATACTCTGGACTAATTTGATCGGCAGCAGCAGCCACCTTTGTAATGACGTTTTGGGGTAAAGGAACATACCCTAGTGCCGCAGCATTCTTCTGACCCTCAGTTAAAGCGTATTCGATCGCAGCTTCAACTGCCTTAGCTTTTGCCGCATTGGGATATTTCTTGTAAGCCAAAATCCAGGTGTAAGTGACGATGGGATAGGAATCAGCGCCTTCGGGATCGGAAATAAAGACGCGGAGATCAGCAGGTAGAGTTACTGATGCCAAAGTTTTAGAGGCTGACTCTTCAGTAGGTACAATAAACTGACCGCCTTTGTTTTCTAAAGCAGCAAAGTTGAGACTATTTTGTTTGGCATAGCCGTACTCGACATAACCAATAGAACCTTGTGTTTGTTGGATTTGGGCGGTAACACCCTCATTCCCTTTCGCACCAACTCCCACAGGCCAGTTGACAGTTTTGCCTTCACCAACTTTAGTCTTCCACTCCGGGCTAATAGCATTAAGGTGTTTTGTGAACACACCCGTTGTTCCGCTACCATCAGAACGATAAACAACTGTGATTGGCTGGTTAGGAAGGTTGACACCTGGGTTAGCCTTGGCAATTTGGGGATCATTCCAAGACTTGATTTTGCCTAGTAGAATATCAGCGTAAACGGCTCGTGGTAGCTTTAGTTCTGCAACATCAGGCAAGTTGTAAGCTAGCACGATGCTACCAGCAGTTACAGGCAGTAAAATAACGCCCTTATCGGCTGGCACTTTCTGGATTTCTTCATCCTTCATGGCAACATCGCTGGCACCAAAGTCTACAGTCCCTTTGATAAATTGCTCAACTCCAGCACCGCTACCAACTGAGGCATAGTCAACTTGCAGATTTGGATATTTTTTGTTTAGATCCGTAAACCATGTATCATACAGTGGTGCTGGGAAAGACGCACCAGCGCCGCTTAACTTGAGATTTCCACCCAAATCTAATTTGGTTGTACTTGAGGCAGTGGTATCTGTAGCAGTGCCAGAGTTGGTGGCTGTATTATCTGGGTTTTGCTGTCCGCCACATGCAGCTAGACTGATTGTCAGTGCTAACACTGAAACTGAAGCTGTGAGGCGATGGATTTTTGTTACACTAAAAGGTGAGGGCATCGCTATCAATGTTTGGGTAACTTTTCAGGTGAGCGCTTCTCAGGATACCCCTAAAGGATAAAGGTTAAGGTAAAGGATAGGTTAACAAAGCAAAAAATGCTTGTTTTTTTTGATGAAGAACAAACACTCGTTTCTACTTTTACTTGATAAAATTTATACTGCTGATTTAGTCACATATTAGGAATAGTACCACAGTAAATTGATTACAGATATTTACAAAACTCAATTATTAGTGTAACTTTATTTGTCAAGTGATAAAAATATGTAAAAAATCACAAAATGTGGATTTAAAGCTTAATAAATTTGGGAAGCTATGAAACGTTCTTGCTGCTTATAGGTCTAAGCAGACTTAAAGTTATAACTAAACAATCTGAGTTTAGACAGTGAACTTATTGTTTAGAGAAAGCAGAAGAAAAACCATAAATTGCCTATTTTATGCAGAGTAGGCGGGGCGATCTCTAAAAAATAGTGAATTAAGGACTATCTTTATCACTTTGTACTAAAAGTTGGCATTGAGTCTAAAAATTTAGTTTAAATACTATATTTTATTAATAATAACATATTAGGTTAAATACTATAATCAGACTACACTTCAGTCAATAACATTACAGCTATAGACACCTAAGCCATAATTTCAGAACTGAAAAGTTACATACCAAAAAGGCAAAAAAAATATGCTAATTCTTAGAGGTGTCAGCACAAATCTCATTTTAACACTAATGAATATACTAGTACAGCAGGCGCGGAAATAAACCTACCATTTCAAATGGCGCAAAAGCCTGGAATACAATTATGCGTGACTTTTGACTTTTGAATGCGTGACTTCCGCCTTGCGATACTAGTAGCTGTTGGTTTTCCCTTTTGCCTTTCCCTGGTTGACTGATAAATGTTTGCTGCTTCCAATCAATTACTATGGTCCATGATTGGCTTACTCCTGACAATGGGTGGCACTTTCCTAGAAGCTTATGGCATCACCTTACCTTGGAATTGGAGTAAGCACGGAATTCAGACTATTTCATTAGGTGTCACTTTTCAAGTTGGCGCAGTATTGTTGGTGGGTTGTTTAGGGGGCAAAAATGCTGGTGCGCTCTCACAAATTGCCTATTTAGTCATGGGGTTGACCTTATTACCCGTATTTGCCGATGGCGGTGGTATTGGTTATTTTAAGTTATCTAAGTTTGGCTATCTACTAGGCTTTATTCCTGGAGC
It includes:
- the pstS gene encoding phosphate ABC transporter substrate-binding protein PstS yields the protein MPSPFSVTKIHRLTASVSVLALTISLAACGGQQNPDNTATNSGTATDTTASSTTKLDLGGNLKLSGAGASFPAPLYDTWFTDLNKKYPNLQVDYASVGSGAGVEQFIKGTVDFGASDVAMKDEEIQKVPADKGVILLPVTAGSIVLAYNLPDVAELKLPRAVYADILLGKIKSWNDPQIAKANPGVNLPNQPITVVYRSDGSGTTGVFTKHLNAISPEWKTKVGEGKTVNWPVGVGAKGNEGVTAQIQQTQGSIGYVEYGYAKQNSLNFAALENKGGQFIVPTEESASKTLASVTLPADLRVFISDPEGADSYPIVTYTWILAYKKYPNAAKAKAVEAAIEYALTEGQKNAAALGYVPLPQNVITKVAAAADQISPEYKIAVGSGTSASK
- a CDS encoding biotin transporter BioY; the encoded protein is MFAASNQLLWSMIGLLLTMGGTFLEAYGITLPWNWSKHGIQTISLGVTFQVGAVLLVGCLGGKNAGALSQIAYLVMGLTLLPVFADGGGIGYFKLSKFGYLLGFIPGAWICGLFAFKARPRLESLAFSCICGLLTLHLCGITYLIISYIFQWKGTENLPLMQAILRYSWFALPGQLSVVCAVTVIAYVLRHLMFY